A single Bacillus sp. OxB-1 DNA region contains:
- a CDS encoding ABC transporter substrate-binding protein, translated as MKKLLLPFLMAILAALLLAACGSDSGAGTEKEEGGSTGGSEGAGEVTEYKIGAIYSKTGPNSPLGEPEWNATKLIEEKINAEGGINGVPLKIILADDESSQEKATQEANRLINDEKVIAILGSSGSGESLAMKGIAMQQQVPMVSAAASAHVVEPVEDSKWVFKTPQSDKLAVERVYMYLNEQGIGKVGLITDSNAFGSSGLEYLEALDQDYDIEIVAKESFNTQDPDMSAQLTKINSAGAEAIIVWGTNPGPAVIAKNTRDLGIDLPIIGSHGIANQNFITLAEAAAEGVVIPTGKLLFPSEIPADDPQYDVISTFYEEYTAKYSSEPTNFGSYGYDNIMLVIEALKNGATDRESIRDYLETNINDWVGTTGVFNFTAEDHNGLTPDSLVMAVVKDGKWTFLE; from the coding sequence ATGAAGAAATTACTTTTGCCATTTCTAATGGCTATCTTGGCGGCATTGCTTCTTGCAGCATGCGGCAGTGATTCAGGCGCCGGTACAGAGAAAGAAGAAGGCGGTTCGACAGGCGGCAGCGAGGGTGCTGGAGAAGTAACTGAATACAAAATCGGGGCGATTTATTCCAAAACAGGCCCGAACAGTCCACTTGGTGAGCCGGAGTGGAACGCAACAAAATTAATAGAGGAAAAAATCAATGCTGAAGGCGGCATCAACGGTGTGCCCTTGAAAATCATCCTTGCAGATGATGAGTCCAGCCAAGAAAAAGCGACACAAGAAGCAAACCGTCTGATCAATGACGAAAAAGTCATCGCGATTCTAGGTTCTTCGGGTAGTGGTGAAAGTTTGGCGATGAAAGGAATTGCCATGCAGCAACAAGTGCCGATGGTCTCAGCGGCAGCTAGTGCTCATGTTGTTGAACCTGTAGAAGATTCAAAGTGGGTATTTAAAACACCTCAATCTGATAAACTTGCAGTAGAGCGGGTATATATGTATTTGAATGAACAAGGAATCGGCAAAGTCGGTTTGATTACGGACTCCAACGCATTCGGTTCAAGTGGTCTTGAATATCTAGAGGCTTTGGATCAAGATTATGACATTGAGATCGTGGCAAAAGAAAGCTTCAACACACAAGACCCAGACATGAGTGCGCAATTGACAAAAATCAATAGTGCAGGTGCAGAGGCTATCATCGTTTGGGGAACAAACCCAGGCCCAGCAGTTATCGCAAAAAATACGCGTGATCTAGGTATCGACCTTCCGATCATCGGAAGCCATGGGATTGCAAACCAGAACTTCATTACACTAGCGGAAGCAGCAGCGGAAGGTGTTGTAATTCCAACTGGTAAGCTTCTATTCCCAAGTGAAATTCCTGCAGACGATCCGCAGTATGATGTTATTTCTACATTCTACGAAGAGTATACTGCGAAATACAGCAGCGAACCAACTAACTTCGGTTCATACGGATATGATAATATCATGCTTGTAATCGAAGCGTTGAAAAACGGTGCAACAGACCGCGAATCAATCCGCGACTACTTGGAAACAAACATTAATGATTGGGTCGGAACGACAGGAGTATTCAACTTCACGGCAGAAGACCACAACGGCTTGACGCCGGACAGCTTGGTCATGGCAGTTGTCAAAGACGGAAAATGGACGTTTCTTGAGTAA
- a CDS encoding hotdog fold thioesterase, producing the protein MTKRIDETEIHEQHYEEIRSFLEQEPYAQYLGMKLVDLGLGSATAELVPTKDMVNAHNTVHGAVLFSLADYVFAVASNSYGKTAVGVTTTMNFMSAAFAGEKLTATAREDKRNHRLAWYTIEITNGKELIATMQAMVYRKNEYFVPVEN; encoded by the coding sequence ATGACAAAACGTATAGACGAAACAGAAATACACGAACAACATTATGAAGAGATCCGTTCATTTCTTGAGCAGGAACCTTATGCACAATATCTGGGCATGAAATTAGTCGACCTAGGCCTTGGAAGCGCTACTGCCGAATTGGTGCCAACCAAAGACATGGTCAATGCCCACAACACCGTACACGGTGCAGTTCTTTTCTCATTGGCTGACTACGTATTCGCCGTGGCAAGCAACTCATACGGAAAAACGGCGGTTGGTGTAACGACGACGATGAATTTCATGTCGGCAGCCTTCGCCGGAGAGAAACTTACCGCAACGGCCCGCGAAGACAAACGCAACCATCGCCTCGCCTGGTATACGATTGAAATCACTAACGGAAAAGAATTGATCGCCACTATGCAGGCTATGGTTTATCGGAAAAACGAATACTTTGTTCCTGTGGAAAACTGA
- a CDS encoding NAD(P)/FAD-dependent oxidoreductase produces MQEEQIFDVTVIGGGPVGLFTAFYAGMRKMSVNLIESLPQLGGQLSALYPEKFIYDIAGFPKVSGQELIDNLVEQMSQFNPTITLEQDVQEVEKLENGVFKLTTNREIHYSKAIIITAGNGAFQPRKIELDGSEKYEGKNLHYFIKDLNQFAGKNVHVYGGGDSAVDWSLMLEPIAEKVTLIHRRDKFRAHEASVENLMKSKVEVKTPYVPIGFVGEEGIEKVVLEKVKADVTEEVEVDDVIVNYGFVSSLGPIADWGLEIEKNSIVVNSKMETNIEGIYAAGDICTYEGKVKLIASGFGEAPTAVSNAKVYIDPTARVQAVHSTTLMEQKENKKVKVGQ; encoded by the coding sequence ATGCAAGAAGAACAGATCTTCGACGTGACGGTAATAGGAGGCGGTCCGGTCGGATTATTCACGGCTTTTTACGCGGGAATGCGAAAAATGTCGGTCAACCTGATTGAAAGCCTACCACAATTGGGTGGTCAGCTTTCTGCATTATATCCAGAAAAATTCATTTACGATATCGCTGGATTCCCGAAAGTCAGCGGACAGGAGCTAATCGACAACCTAGTCGAGCAAATGTCTCAATTCAATCCGACGATCACTTTGGAGCAAGACGTTCAAGAAGTTGAGAAATTGGAGAACGGCGTGTTCAAGTTAACGACAAACCGTGAAATCCACTATTCCAAAGCGATTATCATCACGGCTGGGAACGGTGCTTTCCAACCGCGGAAGATTGAGTTGGACGGCTCGGAAAAATATGAAGGCAAAAACCTTCATTACTTCATTAAAGATTTGAATCAGTTCGCGGGCAAAAATGTCCATGTATACGGCGGAGGCGACTCGGCGGTTGACTGGTCCCTCATGTTGGAACCGATTGCAGAAAAAGTGACACTTATCCATCGTCGCGATAAATTCCGTGCGCATGAAGCAAGTGTTGAAAACCTCATGAAATCGAAAGTTGAAGTGAAGACTCCTTACGTTCCTATCGGTTTCGTCGGCGAAGAAGGAATTGAAAAGGTTGTCTTGGAGAAAGTGAAAGCGGACGTCACAGAAGAAGTGGAAGTCGATGATGTAATCGTCAACTACGGTTTCGTCTCCTCTCTTGGCCCGATTGCTGATTGGGGATTGGAAATTGAAAAAAATAGCATCGTAGTAAACTCCAAAATGGAGACGAACATCGAAGGAATCTATGCAGCTGGTGACATTTGCACATATGAAGGAAAAGTGAAATTGATTGCCAGCGGTTTCGGCGAAGCACCGACCGCAGTCAGCAATGCGAAAGTCTACATCGACCCGACGGCGAGAGTTCAAGCGGTTCACAGTACGACGCTCATGGAGCAAAAAGAAAACAAAAAAGTAAAAGTCGGACAATAA
- a CDS encoding ferredoxin, which yields MAKYTVVDQSTCIACGACGASAPDIFDYNDEGFAFVHLDDNQGTAEVDEDLYDDLEDALEGCPTDSIKVAEHPIVLEEV from the coding sequence ATGGCTAAATATACTGTTGTTGACCAGTCCACTTGTATCGCTTGTGGTGCTTGCGGAGCGAGCGCGCCGGATATTTTCGATTATAATGATGAAGGTTTTGCATTTGTCCATCTCGATGACAATCAAGGAACTGCGGAAGTTGACGAGGATCTTTACGATGATTTGGAGGATGCACTAGAAGGCTGCCCAACGGATTCGATCAAGGTGGCGGAACATCCGATTGTTCTGGAAGAAGTCTAA